GCCTGGGCCGACGTCGAACCGTGCCACGTGGGCGTGCATCGTTGCGGCCGGCCCGGAGAACCAGGTCGCGGCCAGCTCGCCGGGGCCGCGTGCGACGAGATAGGGGAAGTACATGACGTCACCGCTCGTCATGACGCGCCAGCTCGACCAGGTCGCGCCGCGGTCGGCGGATCGCGCCAGCCAGAGTCCCTCTTCGTTCGACCAGAGGGAGTAAAGGGCCCCCCGGGCGTCCCACGCGAGGGGCTCCACCCACCGCGGTAACGTCTCTTCGCCCGACAACGGGAAGACCCACTCGCGCCGGCCGGGCGCCGCATGCTTCTGCCACGTCGTGCCCCCGTCGGTGCTCACCGCGATGAGATCGACGCCCGGGTGGATCTTGTTGCCCGAGGCCGAGACCGGGATGACGCGCACCGCGATGTCGCCGTTCGGTGAGACGGCGAGGTGGCTCGATCCGCCCTGGGGATGGATCCGGTCCCGTTCGATCCAGGTGCGGCCGTCGTCCGGGCTGACCGCGTGGCAGACGCCCTCGCCGTCGTTCCAGATCACGTGAGGCGTCCCGTCGGCCGCGATTTCGACCCACGGCCGGTCGTCGAACCGGGTCTTCGACAGCAGCGTCCAGGACCACGTCGCACCTACGTCGTGGCTGACTCCGATGCTGATGTGGGTGCCCTCCGACGCCTTGCGGTCGAACACCATGGTCGCGAAGTAGAGGGTCCCGTTCGGAGCCACCGC
This genomic window from Solirubrobacterales bacterium contains:
- a CDS encoding sialidase family protein, encoding MTKRHPAARIATWKAPRIGKGRMPAGFLCLSLLAITGGCSLAHDPDRAPRGAPVPALVMAPPVEQLGLSAREPMVVEHPDGTLFVAGYGEDVPTLWASRDQGATWTRVNVGTEAEGAIGNSDVDLAVAPNGTLYFATMVFDRKASEGTHISIGVSHDVGATWSWTLLSKTRFDDRPWVEIAADGTPHVIWNDGEGVCHAVSPDDGRTWIERDRIHPQGGSSHLAVSPNGDIAVRVIPVSASGNKIHPGVDLIAVSTDGGTTWQKHAAPGRREWVFPLSGEETLPRWVEPLAWDARGALYSLWSNEEGLWLARSADRGATWSSWRVMTSGDVMYFPYLVARGPGELAATWFSGPAATMHAHVARFDVGPG